A region from the Mesorhizobium sp. J8 genome encodes:
- the hypE gene encoding hydrogenase expression/formation protein HypE: protein MTVANPRLAADTARVRGSVDMTHGAGGRAMAELIRDIFHKHLANQYLAQGNDGALLGNVSGRLVMAADSHVISPLFFPGGDIGALSVHGTVNDVAMMGARPLWLSASFILEEGFSLAELEKIVVSMALAARQAGVPVVTGDTKVVEKGKGDGVFISTTGIGVLSEATDIAGSNARPGDAIIASGTMGDHGIAILSKRENLDFETEILSDTQPLNDLVAAMLAAVPGIRVLRDPTRGGLSATLNEIAHQSKVGMVIKERAVPVKPEVAAACELLGLDPLNVANEGKVIAICAAHDAATLLASMRTHPKGHDAAIIGEVVADEHALVTTHTRLGGMRVVDWIAGEQLPRIC from the coding sequence ATGACCGTGGCCAATCCCAGGCTCGCCGCGGACACCGCGCGCGTCCGCGGTTCGGTCGACATGACCCACGGCGCGGGCGGGCGCGCCATGGCCGAGCTCATCCGCGACATTTTCCATAAGCACCTCGCCAACCAGTATCTGGCGCAAGGCAATGACGGGGCGCTTCTGGGCAACGTCTCTGGCCGACTGGTGATGGCGGCCGACAGCCACGTCATTTCGCCGCTGTTCTTCCCGGGTGGCGACATCGGTGCGCTTTCCGTTCACGGCACCGTCAACGACGTCGCGATGATGGGTGCCCGCCCCCTCTGGCTCTCCGCCTCCTTCATCCTCGAAGAGGGATTTTCCCTCGCCGAGCTCGAGAAGATCGTCGTCTCGATGGCGCTGGCAGCGCGCCAGGCCGGCGTTCCGGTGGTCACCGGCGACACCAAAGTCGTGGAAAAGGGCAAGGGCGACGGCGTGTTCATCTCCACGACGGGAATCGGCGTCCTCTCCGAGGCCACTGATATCGCTGGAAGCAACGCGCGGCCCGGCGACGCGATCATCGCCTCCGGCACGATGGGCGATCACGGCATCGCGATACTTTCCAAACGCGAGAATCTCGACTTCGAGACCGAGATCTTGTCCGACACGCAGCCGCTCAACGATCTGGTTGCCGCAATGCTCGCGGCAGTCCCTGGTATCCGCGTGCTGCGCGATCCGACCCGGGGCGGGCTCTCGGCCACGCTCAATGAGATTGCGCACCAGTCGAAGGTCGGCATGGTGATTAAGGAAAGGGCTGTGCCGGTAAAGCCGGAAGTCGCCGCGGCCTGCGAACTGCTCGGCCTTGATCCGCTCAACGTCGCCAACGAAGGCAAGGTGATTGCCATTTGCGCGGCGCACGACGCTGCAACCCTGCTCGCCTCCATGCGCACCCATCCCAAGGGACACGATGCGGCGATCATTGGCGAAGTCGTCGCGGACGAGCACGCGCTGGTTACCACGCACACCCGGCTCGGCGGCATGCGTGTGGTCGACTGGATCGCCGGCGAACAACTTCCCAGGATCTGCTGA